A segment of the Mytilus trossulus isolate FHL-02 chromosome 12, PNRI_Mtr1.1.1.hap1, whole genome shotgun sequence genome:
ACGAATGTGGTCATTGGCATCCAATGCCATCATTTGAAGAACACATTGCggtatttctgtttttgttatattttccaGGTTTATAACAATTATTCTTGCTTGTAATCCTAGAAAATGTTCAATTCCGACAGTAGCTTCATAGTATGCCCAATCATTGTTAACAAACTCTTTTGAAATCACTAAGATTATCTTTTTGCATTTTGGAATTGAATTGTTTAAAGCAAAAAGTCTATGTTCTCCAGCAAGGACATCTCCTCTATCTAACAAAAGAAGTTTGTAATTCCGTCTCTCTTCGAGAAATAAGCGCAAAGGTCCATACACCCATTTATAGTCGCCATCGCAATAAGCTACATATGCATCATATTCAAGTGATTCTTCTTTTGACTTCCGGAAAAGTGGATTTGCCATTCcgataaataaacaaaagtattgTAGGTGCAATTTGTAACGATATCCAATTAGAATGAATAAAAGAAGAACACTGAATAAAGTTGCAGAAAAAATTAACCATACTGTAGTAATACATCTTATTCTCAAAATTCGCAAGTGATTGTAGACGATATTTGTTGTTGTAATATTTCCATCGTTTCCGACGCACGAATAACTACCATTGCtgtcaagttttatttttgtagtaaATAGCCATTCAACAAAATCTAATGAAGCACAAGTACAAACAAGGGGGTTTCCCTCTAATAAGACTGTCAttgtttcatttgatttttcaaatagcACTTCAATCGCGTCAGTTTCTTCAGTTGTAAAATACgctattttgttgtttctgatGTTTAGGAAACTAAGACGGTTCAAGTCTTCTAGATTCAAGGGAATACTTGTGAAAAAATTTCATTCAAGTATCAAACATTGTAAACTGTCAAATTGACTTTTAAATGTTGAAGTTCTGAACTGGTCTTCGAATGCATTTCTTGAAAAGTCTATATACTGCAAATGTTTGAGTCCTTCGAGGAATTTACCTTGGTAATCCTCTTTAAGACCAACACTTAGTGAAGAACTTTGCATTATTAACTGTTCCAAATTGACGGCAGATTGCAGAAGGTTGTGATTTAAAAGTCCGCATTTGAAATGTGAAACATTAAGTATTACCACGTTCTGAAGTCCATTAAATGTGTAATTGCAGTCTGCAAGTGATGTGTACGTCaaatctattatttttaaatgtgggATACCCTTGAAAGTTATACTGTTTATGATGCCAAAATCATGGCCAATTATAAAGGAGGCGTTTAAGAATTCGAAAGAGGAAGGAAGTCTTATTGAGTAATCTTTTTGCGTATCAGTTTTAAGACTATGTTCTCTCGTTCGTCTAGAACTATCActcttttgtttttaagaattttgtATAAAGTTACCACTAATTAAAGACATGTCTATTCTCTTGATATTGataaagaatttgaaatataaaaagatatattcctggtgaaaatcaaatttatttaagtATAAAGCCTCAAGACAGTTTCTGTATTTCATTTTCTGGAAGGCGGATGTATCTATAAGCCTGATACCGTTGTCTCTTAAGGATAATCTTTTTACGCATATGTTACCGATATATGCAAATAGATCAGCCGAAATAACGTATTCACCATAACTTTTGAAATTATCGcccaaatttaattctccatCTGTCGATTTTTAAACACGTGTAAAGCTTGTAAAGTATTTGATAGTTTCGAGAATCTTTGACCTAGCGTAATAAGACTAGAAAGTACTTTTAACGGTGCAAAAGTATCGACTTCTATTTCTCGTGTACCGCCATTGATACTTAAATACTTTAATGGCGTCCTTTTAAATGAATCAAATGTAAAGTTATGTATAGCATAACTTTCATAATCACCTTGGAAATAATGAAGATTtttcatgacaaaaaatatctcTGCGAATGATCCTTTTGACGGTCCACCATAAGTAAACACATTTGTTAAACGTAAAACATCTGACCACGCCTCTCTTGGATACGTTGACAACAAATCATGTGATATATGAAGTACTTGTAGGTCATCTAGTGGTGCAAATATATTCCCCCGAAATGTTTTCATTGGATTATCGAATAAATTCAGTTCGGTTAAATGTGTCAATTTTTCAAAAGCTGATTTATCTATTGCACTTATATTACAGCTGCTGATATCCAGACATCTAAGTTGTGTATATCTAGCAAATATTTCCTTACCTAGACTGTTAAGGTTATTTTTTAACCAGAAGTAAATCTGTTGTGTTTCTTGGACATTCTGTCGGTATAAATGTTAACCGTCTTGAACTGCAGTCAAATCTTGAAACCTTTTCACTACATATTACTTCACATTGCCTTGAATAAACAGAAGAACTGAACAAAAGGAAAACCAAAACGGCAATCGCcaacattttgttaaaacattttatcgGTAGCAATCCCGTTTCGAAATCTACCTAAACAATTTAATACaaggaaaatttaaacataaattcaTTCATAGGCATTTGAACATTCCGAATCCATGAGGCTTATTGGgttacattttaaatgtattttggcgaaaaataaaatgactttctATTAAACAAATTCGCAAATAACCGGTCGTTTCACGATTTTTTTAGTGTTAGTCAGGTATTTATAACTGTACTGATAAATTGTTGTTGGTATTATACCTGATGACGATTTCTCTCGATAGCAACTAATTGCAGTTTACAGAGAGAATGAATGGTTCCTgtataatatttcatatacataaTCGATTGAACGAAAATATACTACTTTTAATAGAACAGATATCGAGAAAATGGCTATCATTGAATATATctggtgtttttttctatttcatacGAAACTTATCCCAGGTTAATAAGAGGAGCATTGTCACCTTCAATCCGATTAAACCTGGCAACATTCTGTGTGTCTTTCGCAAGTCatgagtctgtaattcagtggttgtagtttgcTGATATGCAACATATTTCAAATGTcgtgtaaaattgagaattcaTCTTGAATCATCGATACTATTCTTTTAAgctatatttcaaataatgtcATCTTCTTACGTCAAGTCTAAAAAGCACGGTAAATAATATTGAACACGGTCAATAGCCTATTATTGTGGTTTCTTTCACGTATGTTTATCTGTAGTtgaggagtaggttcagtaataACCCTTTTTGGtccaaaaatatagcagttttacaaaatttgtttccatggttacaCAGGAACTTATCCATGATATAGAATGTTTTGCTTAGCAACTATCGcaattcagaaatatatttaagtACAGTTCTTTGTACGAACCAGGCAGAGTGCCATAACCATGTGATATATgagattttcatatttttttctataaatgaccTGGTAGAAGAAGtaattaaacatgttgaaaGTATGCAT
Coding sequences within it:
- the LOC134692544 gene encoding toll-like receptor 5 — its product is MANPLFRKSKEESLEYDAYVAYCDGDYKWVYGPLRLFLEERRNYKLLLLDRGDVLAGEHRLFALNNSIPKCKKIILVISKEFVNNDWAYYEATVGIEHFLGLQARIIVINLENITKTEIPQCVLQMMALDANDHIRKTDTFNENNIFWKCLDKAMER